A genome region from Methylohalobius crimeensis 10Ki includes the following:
- a CDS encoding GNAT family N-acetyltransferase, which produces MTFPSPMRPDFKSLGSSLPPLSASRRPECLLRPLNQADREQALALWRAAFGGTLEEAVWQWKYHGEFGHRAMVAEHRSGRLVAMFGGVPCAASLRGNTVEIVHLWDNMSHPAYRGLLGGRRGVYVRTVDAFIETYCGPGKAIFLYGFPGDRHFRLGRRTLRYGRLAEAACLELELSPSASWNISARADLMVRADERLDHMAAELDRIYPFWVRRDRRFVQWRYFDHPRRRYRVYGLRKFWSRALKGMAVTAAEDDDTGILVDLILPEGNAESLRFLRRLIGEWHRAGWRCIRTWVPANHPARRCLQAAGFEPRPEPLGIIPTGRSFSPDLDGRWAAANLYYTMGDGDLF; this is translated from the coding sequence GCCCCGACTTCAAAAGCCTTGGTTCGAGTTTGCCGCCCCTATCCGCGAGTCGGCGGCCTGAGTGCCTCCTCCGGCCGCTCAACCAAGCGGACCGGGAACAGGCCTTGGCGTTATGGCGGGCTGCTTTCGGGGGGACCCTCGAAGAAGCGGTCTGGCAGTGGAAGTATCACGGCGAATTCGGTCATCGGGCGATGGTGGCCGAACATCGCTCCGGCCGGTTGGTGGCGATGTTCGGCGGGGTGCCCTGCGCGGCCTCGCTGCGGGGAAATACGGTGGAGATCGTCCATCTCTGGGACAATATGTCCCATCCCGCCTATCGCGGGTTGTTGGGCGGACGGCGGGGCGTCTATGTCCGCACCGTGGACGCGTTTATCGAAACCTATTGCGGGCCGGGCAAAGCGATTTTCCTGTACGGCTTTCCGGGGGATCGGCATTTCCGCCTGGGGCGGCGGACCTTGCGTTACGGCCGCTTGGCCGAAGCCGCCTGCCTCGAATTGGAACTGTCCCCTTCGGCGAGCTGGAATATTTCCGCGCGGGCGGATCTCATGGTCCGGGCGGATGAACGCTTGGATCACATGGCCGCCGAGCTGGACCGGATTTATCCGTTCTGGGTCCGGCGCGATCGCCGCTTCGTCCAATGGCGGTATTTCGACCATCCGCGCCGGCGCTACCGGGTCTACGGCCTGCGCAAATTTTGGTCTCGCGCGCTCAAAGGCATGGCGGTGACCGCCGCGGAGGACGACGATACCGGCATCCTGGTGGATTTGATCTTGCCGGAAGGGAACGCGGAATCCCTGCGCTTCCTTCGCCGACTTATCGGGGAATGGCACCGGGCGGGATGGCGGTGTATCAGGACATGGGTGCCCGCCAATCATCCCGCCCGGCGCTGTCTCCAAGCGGCGGGATTCGAGCCCCGGCCCGAACCTTTGGGCATCATTCCCACCGGGCGCTCCTTTAGCCCGGATCTGGATGGGCGATGGGCCGCGGCGAATCTGTATTACACCATGGGAGACGGCGATTTGTTTTAA
- a CDS encoding glycosyltransferase family 2 protein, which yields MQTQSKNHSTETTAISVNYHTESLLAGLHASLSWQDAVAELIVVDNSGTLSRSVSTTGSHPPIRMLSPGENLGYAAAVNRALEQTRTRWVLLLNPDARLCPNALERLRETAAGTRTPLCGPRLYWDDQRRFRMPPAPGDHPSLATAFDAAGRQRIEATLLDHAWQIRHQHFWRQTQAFPEPFLSGACLLLDLDWFEKTGEPVFDERFFLYYEDTDLCLRLLQRGIFPRVAPAAEAIHYFDQSPGPSTGKAELLARARRQYYRKHFRDLPPPLPLDFDPSPAPPDLGERSNPPVFAVAASDSPVYLELALNPWFVPFIQTQVTGPEYLLPAPVWRRLAPGRYFARARDPEGEVCGRWSWAKV from the coding sequence ATGCAAACCCAATCAAAAAATCATTCGACCGAAACCACCGCCATCAGCGTCAACTACCATACCGAATCCCTGCTGGCGGGCCTTCACGCCTCCCTGTCCTGGCAAGACGCCGTCGCCGAACTGATCGTCGTCGACAACAGCGGCACCCTATCTCGCTCCGTCTCGACGACGGGATCCCATCCTCCCATCCGAATGCTTTCGCCGGGAGAGAATCTGGGTTATGCCGCCGCGGTCAACCGCGCACTTGAACAAACCCGAACACGCTGGGTCCTGCTTCTCAATCCCGACGCCCGGCTCTGCCCGAACGCCCTGGAACGCCTTCGCGAGACCGCCGCCGGCACCCGGACTCCCCTCTGCGGGCCACGGCTCTACTGGGACGACCAGCGGCGTTTTCGCATGCCGCCGGCGCCCGGGGATCATCCTTCTCTGGCCACCGCTTTCGACGCCGCCGGTCGCCAGCGGATCGAGGCTACCCTGCTCGATCACGCCTGGCAAATCCGGCACCAGCATTTCTGGCGGCAAACGCAAGCTTTTCCCGAACCTTTCCTGTCCGGCGCTTGCCTGCTGCTGGATCTGGATTGGTTCGAGAAAACCGGCGAACCGGTGTTCGACGAACGCTTCTTTCTCTACTACGAGGATACCGATCTTTGCCTTCGCTTACTGCAGCGCGGGATATTTCCCCGCGTCGCACCGGCCGCCGAGGCGATCCATTACTTCGATCAAAGCCCCGGTCCCTCAACCGGCAAAGCGGAACTGCTGGCCCGCGCCCGGCGCCAATATTATCGCAAGCATTTTCGCGATTTGCCGCCCCCTCTCCCATTGGACTTCGATCCGTCGCCGGCCCCGCCGGATCTCGGGGAACGATCGAATCCGCCGGTCTTCGCCGTCGCCGCCAGCGACTCCCCGGTGTATCTGGAACTGGCTTTGAACCCCTGGTTCGTCCCGTTTATTCAAACTCAAGTCACCGGGCCCGAATATCTCCTTCCAGCCCCCGTCTGGCGGCGCTTGGCGCCGGGACGCTATTTCGCCCGAGCGCGCGATCCCGAGGGGGAGGTCTGCGGACGCTGGAGCTGGGCGAAAGTTTAA